Part of the Microcoleus sp. AS-A8 genome, CCCCTGAACGGGATTGTACTGGAAACCCGGTCACGTAGTTGCACATTAGGAAATCTCCTATCTGAATTTCTAAAGCTTTTTTCAGATCAAGGGTGATGAATCAGGATAATCGCCAAAGCGCGCAATATTTCGTAATACATTCAACGGCTTCGTGAATTCAGTGGAGAATCCCCGCCTTTATGCGTGGGTGAGTGTCAATATAGATACAGTTCTGATCATTCCGACTCATTAGTTGTAGCCGTCCATGAGCACTTCTCGCCGTCGCTATCACATCACCACCTTCGGCTGCCAGATGAACAAAGCCGACTCGGAGCGCATGGCTGGCATCCTAGAAGATATGGGCTTCGAGTGGTCTCAAGACCCCAACGACGCTAACTTAGTTCTTTACAACACCTGTACAATTCGGGATAACGCCGAGCAAAAGGTTTATTCTTACCTAGGAAGGCAGGCAAAGCGCAAGCACGAACAAGCTGATTTAACTCTTGTGGTGGCTGGATGTGTTGCCCAGCAAGAAGGAGAAGCCTTGCTGCGTCGAGTCCCAGAACTCGATTTGGTGATGGGACCGCAACATGCCAATCGTCTCCAGGATTTGCTGGAACAAGTATTCGATGGCAACCAAGTTGTTGCCACAGAACCGATTCAGATTGTGGAAGACATCACCAAACCTCGCCGCGATAGTACGGTTACGGCTTGGGTGAATGTGATTTACGGTTGCAATGAGCGCTGCACATACTGTGTGGTTCCCAACGTTCGGGGGGTTGAGCAATCCCGCACTCCAGAGGCGATTCGTGCAGACATGGAGGAACTAGGGCGACAGGGTTACAAGGAAATCACCCTACTCGGTCAAAATATCGATGCTTACGGACGCGATCTCCCCGGCGTCACCGAGTCTGGACGACACCAACACACCTTAACCGAGCTCTTGTATTACGTTCACGATGTGCCAGGAATTGAGCGCATCCGTTTTGCTACCAGCCATCCTCGCTACTTTACTGAACGCTTGATTCGCGCTTGTGCCGAGTTGCCCAAGGTGTGTGAACATTTTCACATTCCCTTTCAGTCGGGGGATAACGATATCCTGAAAGCCATGGCACGGGGTTACACTCAGGAAAAATATCGCCGGATTATTGATAAGATTCGCGAGTACATGCCGGATGCATCGATTAGTGCCGATGCGATTGTGGGTTTTCCTGGGGAAACGGAAGCACAGTTTGAGAATACCCTCAAGCTCGTGGACGATATCGGTTTTGATTTGCTCAATACGGCGGCTTATTCTCCCCGTCCCGGTACTCCCGCTGCACTGTGGGAGAATCAACTGAGTGAAGAGGTCAAAAGCGATCGCCTCCAGCGGCTCAATCACCTGGTTTCTACAAAAGCCGCTCAAGCGTCGCAACGTTACTTCGGACGGATTGAAGAGGTTCTCGTGGAAGACCAAAATCTCAAAGATCCCACCCAAGTCATGGGACGCACGAGCGGTAATCGCCTCACCTTCTTTACAGGCGATATTAAAGAACTTAAAGGTCAACTGGTGAAGGTCGAAATTACTGAAATTCGAGCCTTCAGTTTAACGGGTAGGCGGTTGCATTAAAGACGAGTTAATACTCAATTAACCGAATAATTACATCAGTCAGAAGGCATACATTTATGTACCTTCTCTTTTTGAGTAACTTCAGAACCAGGGATTCCCTGTACTCTTCTGCGGCAATATTTCTCTGACAACAAAAAAATAAGTTGATTATAATCAGACTAAATTAAAGTTAAATTTCGGTTAAAGTCTGGCTAAGGAGGAGAGATATTGAACATGAGTGCAAAACTGCATACTCAACTGAAGAGTCTCTTGCCAATACTTCTTGGGCTGTATACACCAATGCTAATTCTAGTGGCAATGATTGTATTGGTTGGTCTTCAGCTCAGCATCCCCATGGCTGATTTGACACGCGATCCCTCGGCGACGACAGGAGACAGTCCCTTTATTGGAGCACTTTCCAATTTTGGGGTCTTATTTTGGTGTGCTTCTGTAGCGATCTGTTTTTTCACTTTTGCACTGCTACAAACAACAGGAAGCCTAGGGAGATTTTCATCTTTTTTTCTGTTTGGTGGTTTGATTT contains:
- the miaB gene encoding tRNA (N6-isopentenyl adenosine(37)-C2)-methylthiotransferase MiaB, with amino-acid sequence MSTSRRRYHITTFGCQMNKADSERMAGILEDMGFEWSQDPNDANLVLYNTCTIRDNAEQKVYSYLGRQAKRKHEQADLTLVVAGCVAQQEGEALLRRVPELDLVMGPQHANRLQDLLEQVFDGNQVVATEPIQIVEDITKPRRDSTVTAWVNVIYGCNERCTYCVVPNVRGVEQSRTPEAIRADMEELGRQGYKEITLLGQNIDAYGRDLPGVTESGRHQHTLTELLYYVHDVPGIERIRFATSHPRYFTERLIRACAELPKVCEHFHIPFQSGDNDILKAMARGYTQEKYRRIIDKIREYMPDASISADAIVGFPGETEAQFENTLKLVDDIGFDLLNTAAYSPRPGTPAALWENQLSEEVKSDRLQRLNHLVSTKAAQASQRYFGRIEEVLVEDQNLKDPTQVMGRTSGNRLTFFTGDIKELKGQLVKVEITEIRAFSLTGRRLH